The following nucleotide sequence is from Cydia pomonella isolate Wapato2018A chromosome 6, ilCydPomo1, whole genome shotgun sequence.
TCGTGCTGCTGCCCGGCACGGCCTTCGAGGCCTCGCAGATACTGCAGGTACATACTGCCTTCCTGAAGTACAACATGCTGAGCGTGCAGGCCGCGCCCATCGTGCTGCTGCCCGGCACGGCCTTCGAGGCCTCGCAGATACTGCAGGTACATACTGCCTTCCTGAAGTACAACATGCTGAGCGTGGAGGCCGCGCCCATCGTGCTGCTGCCCGGCACGGCCTTCGAGGCCTCGCAGATACTGCAGGTACATACTGCCTTCCTGAAGTACAACATGCTGAGCGTGGAGGCCGCGCCCATCGTGCTGCTGCCCGGCACGGCCTTCGAGGCCTCGCAGATACTGCAGGTACATACTGCCTTCCTGAAGTACAACATGCTGAGCGTGGAGGCCGCGCCCATCGTGCTGCTGCCCGGCACGGCCTTCGAGGCCTCGCAGATACTGCAGGTACATACTGCCTTCCTGAAGTACAACATGCTGAGCGTGGAGGCCGCGCCCATCGTGCTGCTGCCCGGCACGGCCTTCGAGGCCTCGCAGATACTGCAGGTACATACTGCCTTCCTGAAGTACAACATGCTGAGCGTGGAGGCCGCGCCCATCGTGCTGCTGCCCGGCACGGCCTTCGAGGCCTCGCAGATACTGCAGGTACATACTGCCTTCCTGAAGTACAACATGCTGAGCGTGGAGGCCGCGCCCATCGTGCTGCTGCCCGGCACGGCCTTCGAGGCCTCGCAGATACTGCAGGTACATACTGCCTTCCTGAAGTACAACATGCTGAGCGTGGAGGCCGCGCCCATCGTGCTGCTGCCCGGCACGGCCTTCGAGGCCTCGCAGATACTGCAGGTACATACTGCCTTCCTGAAGTACAACATGCTGAGCGTGGAGGCCGCGCCCATCGTGCTGCTGCCCGGCACGGCCTTCGAGGCCTCGCAGATACTGCAGGTACATACTGCCTTCCTGAAGTACAACATGCTGAGCGTGGAGGCCGCGCCCATCGTGCTGCTGCCCGGCACGGCCTTCGAGGCCTCGCAGATACTGCAGGTACATACTGCCTTCCTGAAGTACAACATGCTGAGCGTGGAGGCCGCGCCCATCGTGCTGCTGCCCGGCACGGCCTTCGAGGCCTCGCAGATACTGCAGGTACATACTGCCTTCCTGAAGTACAACATGCTGAGCGTGGAGGCCGCGCCCATCGTGCTGCTGCCCGGCGCGGCCTTCGAGGCCTCGCAGATACTGCAGGTACATACTGCCTTCCTGAAGTACAACATGCTGAGCGTGGAGGCCGCGCCCATCGTGCTGCTGCCCAACACGGCCTTCGAGGCCTCGCAGATACTGCAGGTACATACTGCCTTCCTGAAGTACAACATGCTGAGCGTGGAGGCCGCGCCCATCGTGCTGCTGCCCGGCACGGCCTTCGAGGCCTCGCAGATACTGCAGGTACATACTGCCTTCCTGAAGTACAACATGCTGAGCGTGGAGGCCGCGCCCATCGTGCTGCTGCCCGGCACGGCCTTCGAGGCCTCGCAGATACTGCAGGTACATACTGCCTTCCTGAAGTACAACATGCTGAGCGTGGAGGCCGCGCCCATCGTGCTGCTGCCCGGCACGGCCTTCGAGGCCTCGCAGATACTGCAGGTACATACTGCCTTCCTGAAGTACAACATGCTGAGCGTGGAGGCCGCGCCCATCGTGCTGCTGCCCGGCACGGCCTTCGAGGCCTCGCAGATACTGCAGGTACATACTGCCTTCCTGAAGTACAACATGCTGAGCGTGGAGGCCGCGCCCATCGTGCTGCTGCCCGGCACGGCCTTCGAGGCCTCGCAGATACTGCAGGTACATACTGCCTTCCTGAAGTACAACATGCTGAGCGTGGAGGCCGCGCCCATCGTGCTGCTGCCCGGCACGGCCTTCGAGGCCTCGCAGATACTGCAGGTACATACTGCCTTCCTGAAGTACAACATGCTGAGCGTGGAGGCCGCGCCCATCGTGCTGCTGCCCGGCACGGCCTTCGAGGCCTCGCAGATACTGCAGGTACATACTGCCTTCCTGAAGTACAACATGCTGAGCGTGGAGGCCGCGCCCATCGTGCTGCTGCCCGGCACGGCCTTCGAGGCCTCGCAGATACTGCAGGTACATACTGCCTTCCTGAAGTACAACATGCTGAGCGTGGAGGCCGCGCCCATCGTGCTGCTGCCCGGCACGGCCTTCGAGGCCTCGCAGATACTGCAGGTACATACTGCCTTCCTGAAGTACAATCTTGCATTTgataagatgtgtaaaatctaagacattTTCGTGCTTCTAATTTAACACacaaacgagatggcgctgtacagcgccatacattttgcgtcaaaagttgacgtttgacaattcagtgaccgcaaaacatatggcgcagtacagcgccatctgttttcgatgtcaaactaaggggcacgtttttttcttagactttgcctctctattacaatcaattatatTTGATACATAGCAATGGCTATAGCCTTAAATAAATACGGAACAAATCTTGCACAATTTGATCTAGCTCTACAGTAAGTTCAATACagcttgtattatgggtatTATTTATACGATGATttaatagaaaatatccataagTCTAGAGCAAGGATTCTTTTGTTATGAAAGTAACGAGCTTAAATTCCGTGTTTTTACcgataaataatttatgttttgatttgattgtTGATGTTAATGTTATAACTTCCAGGTAATGTAAGCAGATGGCGCTCCGCCGCTCGCAGCCGTCCAGCGTCGCCCGACTATACTGACACGCGCACATTCCTCAGGTATTTTTTACGGTTAACTTTTCAACGCCAGATTCCCTACAACTGGACCCGAGGACTTTATATTTAAGCAGAGGACCTACCGTGAATATTGAAGTTAAAATTCTCATTATCTGATTTTCtatctcttttttttaatattcggaCGGTAGAGAggtagataactaaatttcaatTGGATATCTCTGGATATtcttacctaacctaacccttgatgacgcaagtggcccttaggAGGATATAATCGTGGGCCAACAAACTATCCAACTGGAATAAAATACACTTGTTCAATGCAAAATTAGAtagaaaacaatttaaaaaaaaaatggtttcaagtatatttatgaatgcgaaaggtaaaataatttttaagagtaTATTTTACCGTGACGTGGTATCATTAAATAAAAAGGCGTTTGAATTGTTACCGTTACTTTGTCTAACATAACATTTTAGATTTCCTGTATTGTTATTTGACTcacgaaaatacaaaaataatgacaTCCCGTGTGTACAATAAACAGTAACTAATATACtatgtaatgtttatttaatcatttaagAAAATTGTAGCAATAGTAGCGGTGTCACTAATATAGCTCACTGCTATCAATTagtttatagggagcgtgcatgaactgtaggaggcagcacaggagccgtcagatttttggcgcgaggcgtaaatgtgatgtttattgttccgatgtagcccacaagatggcagaacctactatgcacaagaaaacacgtgacgtgtaaatttacatgtttattgttccgattcaggccaaaagatggcagaccctccaacgcgcacggtccctataaaagACAAGAATACAAAAAATTGCTCATAAACTCTTGTACTTTTACCAAAGTTgaattgagtaagatgtgtaaaatttaagacaattcgtgcttcgaatttgacagataAACGAGATGCTCTACAGCGCCATACATTTTgcgtcaaaagttgacgtttgacaattcagtggcCGCAAAAcgtatggcgcagtacagcgccatctgttttggatgtcaaactaaggggcacgtttttttcttagactttacctctctattacaatcaattctctttgcttctACATCAACCTttgaatgtaatatttttaattacactGATATGTCAATTCTGTTAAAATGATTTAAGTTGATTGTTATTTGTCAACTGATTTAAAAATGGCGGATAACATAAAATGTTTAATTGTTTAACTTAAGTACACTCATCTTGCCAAACATAATTGCTAATTATTCTTGTTCTTtatacaatagggttgtttccaattttttgaaacgctcgtattacgttctatagatattaactaaaagttgccctaaaattcaacttttatactaaaaacggctttaaatatgttaaattaacaaaatatattttgacagatgctttcgcgcccaaaacgctctttgaaaattgtgtgacgtcacagtttacggtttgacacataactacataggcacgtagaagatacgaactctcaactgacatttgtcatttgttgtctatcgcctaactgtcaacagtgtcaatccgagagttgtgacgtcatcagaatgtttcgagtttggtcacgtgacgtgtgccaaaagatattttaaattcaatatttacaaaaatatggttattacaggtcccctaaaagtagtttaacatgttcttataatccaaaagaatttattgggatacaattctgccctaagatttgtagatggaaacaaccctattgcttcATTTCACGTCTTCCGTACTTCTTGTGATACTTGTTATTTCTTTAGCTTTAATGTAACTTGACTGTACACTAGTTTCCGTTTCCAGTAGTATCATTTtgttatattcatatattttgatGGAATAAGTATTATTCATTCGAATTCAGCCAATGGATTAAATTTTTCGCATTTTCACATAATATTTGACACCAATTTGGGCAAAAGTGCTCTTTAAGTTTGAAACATGTTTAAAAATGTCGTCTTGTCTCGTTGAAAAGAAaactgaagtttttttttctttgggaTCCctacaaatatttacagtacatatggcgctactttaccgcactagtgcgataattagtacattatgtgactcgaacatttaaagggctatatgtactgtaaaacctacgatacatgtgcgaataggttattctcaactcgtgtcgatataaaacactcccttcggtcgtgttttaatgtatcgccACTCGTACTATTTTGAGCAAAATTAGTACAGTTACTCACATAATTGACTTTTGCAAGCGTAGATTAAGTTAGTTCAGTATCAGAATATAATCAAACTCTGGttataatacattttgtaaagcctgaccagtaatatatgatcactgGAACTAAAATTTTcacactaaactgaactgtaacactatacatgagaataacagcgtcctcttgacaatgatcatatatttctggtcgggctttcagTTTCTGTCGCaaagttgtttttaattattgataGCTCAAAATACTCAGGCATTGTTGTGTTATTCAATTGTTATTTACGTAACTGTGGTTGTAATTTAACATTAAGTTTTTTCGATGGGGCGAAGACAGTCTTTCGTTCTAATAGCAATTTTGAAtcgcaatataatataatgttagtTTCTTGCCCAATAAGTTATACAGTGGAATCCGCTTATACCAACTTCTTACTATGACGTGATTACTGTGCGAAGTTTGGTTTACATATAAAATTCTTTGTAACAAAGTTGGATAAGATGACTTCGCTTATAGTGACATATTGCTTACTATGACCTATAAATCCTAGTTTTGTGAAATTCTGACCGGTTATACTGACACATTCGACGGTTTTTGTGACCGTTTTCATCACCACGTCTCACGTACGTGGCGTGtaagttattttagttttgattcTCAGTAACAAGGTGATAATTGTTACTAGTTTAATAAAACTCATCTCTCACAATGAGagattaattttaaaaacttagTAACAAAGGTCGGCAACGAACTTAcatccctctggtgttgcatccatgggcggcggtaatcgcttagcatcaggtgatccgcctgctcgtttgcttcctctatcatgaaaaaaaaaacataacatacAACTATGCTTTATATAACATCCGCTTAGTGTGATTTGTTTGTCACTCCTCGATGTCATTATAAGCGGATTCTACTGTACCTAATCTTCTAATGTTTAAGCTTTTATGCACTAATTATACTGAATGTATTGCCTctaaactatataaataaacatttaactgTAATTTTACAATTATGTACAAATTCCTAAAAAACATTCCGTGCATAATGTACATAAGCGAACGATTTGTACaaattaatgtgtttttatttacttttttttatgtacccTTTATTAATTTGAAGAATTTTGGAGGCTTTTAAAGTATACGATGGTAAATGTAAGATTATGTACTTATAGATATAACGAGTTCCTTAATACGGTCATGCAATATGGAGCACaagcacagaataagtaattgtacagaaaataaacttcctacaaaaccgaagtttgacagcgattcagggtcgaatcatgctgtccctttctaatccctatcggctatttagggttgttaaaattcaagttatcttatctgtggttatGCACGCAAAGGGAGgccaagttgtgccaaccctaagaattgctcggagcaatgccgagccgaacggagccgagaattcCTGAAAGGATCATTTTCGCCCCCATGCACAAGCtcgatataataatattatacatacatataagaaTTTCAACGAACGAACAACTGACGTCTTAGAATTATCATTTTCACTGTtcaaaagataaaatataagATTAACGCAACaccaaataaaaatatgaaaatatatattttcgttTCTGTGTatggttttgattttttgttaaGTAATATGTTGCGAAACTTGCAAAGACGAATGTATGAATAAAGAACTGTtgttttaaaggaaaaaatataagtactatcAGTGCCTCGCATTGCATTCAACTTGTAAATAAAGTATTCAACTTGGTTCAATAgaaatcgtcaggtgacaagcaaaactcactaattactaaaaaattaatatcaactttattttagtagaaatatggttcattatggctatgaacttgtccACGTAATACGTGAGTCTTGCTTGACGAaatggctaaaaatgtaatcaAATCAAATGATGGTACCTATGACAGCTCCTTCAAATCTCTTTTGCAtaggtttaattaaaacaataaattaagaaatattttttaccgtatctttatgaattaaattaatgtgTTAAACTAGGAAACAATGTGTACAAACTTTTTTCTTGACAGCTACgccgaatataaaaaaaattgtcatagGTACCATCGTTCCACACGTCAGGTATaaaatcatattatttttatgctcTTTCGATTTATTGACCTTTATCACTTCGggcaaaaaaattattgtaATAGAGGTaaagtctgaaaaaaaaacgtgccccttagtttgacatccataacagatggcgctgtactgcgccatatgttttgcggtcactgaattgtaaaacgtcaacttttgacaatcagagttttTGACAACGTTTACATGtaaaattcgaagcacgaaattgtctcagattttacacatcttaatcAATATATATTAGTTTCAGGTTATTTCAATTTAAGTATGTTTAATGAAGAATAACTTTGTacagtttttcatatttgcccaATTCcattaaatacaatattaattattataatacgcTTTTCAGCATGTATCGTGGTTTCCCCTTTCCTAATTCGCCCCTCCCCCACTTTTTGAGATCCCTCTACATTCTAACTGTACAAGTTGGAGAGAGACGGACATAAATTCCTGCGATAAATGCTGACTTGCTAAATAATAGCAAAGAtaatacattgattgagtaagatgggTAAAATCTACAACAAACACATTACAcaattcgtgcttcgaatttgacaggtaaacgagatcgcgctgtacagctccatacattttgcggtaactctgattgtcaaaagttgacgtttgttaattcagtgaccgcaaaacatatggcgcagtacagcgccatctgtttgagttgtcaaactaaggggcacctttttttcttagactttacctctctattacaatcaattctctttggtaatagGTTTTTAATTTGCTAACCGAATAATATAAATTGTCCCCAACTGTGTATAAGCGCTATgaacgaataattttattatacttgtCATAAAATCTTATTTATCTTCCTACTCCCACCTACTTCCTACCACGATTCTACTTATAGTACTACGTATGTATTACTTCAATGaaatttaacctttttgacgccaatgacggatatatccgcaccgtaggtccaacgccgaagacggattaatccgtcacagaccacggAGCAACATAgcctacgtgcatatgcataaagttcaatttcagttttcaCAATTCGGTGACCTgcgtgacagcttttgtgtttgacacggcgtcgaaaaggttaaacctttttcaagtaaaatagcgtattttattttgtttcgtttGACTTTAAATCAAAGCAAAATCGACTTTATGTCCTGGACTATTGTTTCAAATTCCTCTGTCGATTTTTTGTATGGTGATCCtttatatattatgatataaCATTTAAGATTCAACAACTAGTGTTCGTCCTTAAGCGTATGTGCATGAGGTTGATTTCACAATTTCAAGGATAACTCGTTTTTGTACTAAGTGTGTACGAGCTGTACATTTGTATGGAATATCGTTGTAATAATTATAGTGGAAACATCGAAGTTAGCAACGAAAGTGTACTTCAATAGGTGCAATAAAGtgaagtaataaaattatagcttgttttatttatttttattaatcctTGTACCTACAAAATGGTATTTCTTTATCCGTGCAGTGTAGAATGGGTTCTTTGAAAGGCCGACACAGACAAGCCTACTTACGTCACCCCAGAgtggaaagtgcgactttcctcatcccagggagtgagacaaagtagctttttaatttagggaaggccatgaatacaggaataaaaactttacctGACGTTGAAtttattaacctttaatatgttctcactactgaggtgaaaagttgtatgtgtcacacgagagtaaagttattttacatctcgtgttattgaatccctcgctacgctcaagattctttCGCTtcctcgggactcaaaatcaacacgcAAGAAAAGCTAACTTttctctcttgttgcacaaataactattattaattAACCACTTATGTCATAAAATAAAGCATGGTCCTGCCAGATAGCTTCTACCCAGCACGACCACGACCCCTATACCACAGTGCATAAACCGTAggagtcaatttttttaaatacaagtacataaaagcattttttttcgtgaatttGTACCGcaaaagaaattttaaaatcttcCGTGGTCGTGCTGCATACCATCCCACACATGAAAGGATAATAAAAGGCTAAGTAACTTCAACtaattttattaactattttcaataaataactacGCTGAAACCTCCTTCGACTTCCCAACATTCCAAGCCCCGACATCAATAAGCAAATCTTTCTTCGACTCGAAATACTCTTTATACCACATGATATGGTCCTTCTTTTCCTGTGCCGTGTAGAATGGGTTCTTCGAGAGGCCGACACAGACGAGTTCCATGAAGTGTCGAATGGGCCCCTTGGGGGGACACCAGCCTTCGAGGTGCGCGTCCAGGAATATGTGCTCTGAGAAGTGGACGTCTGCTTCTTCTTCTAGGCCTGGGAAATAAGATATAAGAtgagaaagtaataataatatattgtgaGGGAACCTGCATACAAGTGTTTATTCAGTCGCAATAATTTACTggatgaatatataggttatactgagcaacttttactatgggactaaccctaaaaatcgagaaaaaaatagCCTCTTTCCATTTCTAATATTCGCTGCCGACGGGTAACTCTCGATAGCTCAGTTAGTAGAGCGACGAGCCGCGAGTACGAGTCATGCTTGAAGCAGTGAAATTTCGAATTATCCGTTAAGTCAAATATTTTTGGTTAAAGTTGAAGGGAAATTTCTGACTATTTTGTTGTAAAACAGattatttaaatctatttttttaaagaacggGGTTTCGTCACGCAGCGACGATATCACCCCGTGGTCGACGCAAAAGCGTCACTAGTTAACGTTCCCTGCCTGCTTTGCGTGCCTGTGTGAGCGAGAGCACTGCAGATGTCGTTAGGACGTTTTCTTTTCGCTGTGCCTAATTAACATCTATTCTAtcctattgtttttttatttattttctgctCAGATTTAGGTTGTCGTGTGCCGAGCGCGCATGAACAATTGAGTGATATACCGCTACCAGCAGTGCGGGGAAACTGTAGAGTTCGGGCattcccggctccgttcggttcagcattgctacgagcaattattagggttggcaaaacttgacgtcccttagcgtgcacaaccacagataagaaaatgacttgaattttgacaaccctaaatagccgaaagagatagtgccatacataagaaagggacaTGATTCATCCCTGAATCGctatcaaacttcggttttgtaggaagtttctgtatggtagtactattatttattctgtgctaccAGTCTAAATTGAAAACCTGGCTTGAAGatggaagaatagcttttcgaatctaacgaaataaaggtaatttttctatgaaattccatttcgagagaaaacggtttccacaaagtaaatcttaacaaatcactgtttttgatgttgatcgcttcagcataatatattctagatttcgCTTTGCATCGTTTAAAAAATAGTTCAAATGAGTGATAGTGTTTTTCGCATTAGGAATCAACTAACCCTGTTCATTATTGATAGGGAACTTCCAAACTTTCCCCTGCTCCGTCCACAGTATCATCTTCTGGAAGTAATTGGCCGGCTGCTGCGACGTGGCCAGCGAGACTTCGCGCTGTTTCAGGCTCTCCCACACTGGCAGTTTTGTGCCGGAGTTATCTTCTTTCGCTTTGAAGATGTTTAGCGGTTCTCCGCTGAATATGTTTACTGTAGTCGGTTGGGGTATGCTGAAAGGAAATGAATGCTTTCTTAGATATAcctgaataataaactatcttcatCTTATCTATATCCTGTTAATATTATCaatgagaatttgaaatagaggtggattgtcaaagaaaatttggtAGTCACAGTAAATTCACTGCTATccttcgacacatgattaaaacttttagaatgccatttgactttgattcttattctttcacgggtacgtgttaaatttgttaaatatcaaagtggcgccatcttaccaggcatcggctaaaggttgttattcagggttggcaaatatatgcggaacataatgtctgacaaatATCCACCTCTAACAGTATCAGCAGGCAAATgcccttatcatcgcaattttcagcatattttcgtACATTTTCAGCGTTatattagtcaatttgtgctgAATTGTCAGTTTTAACtcattaaatttcatcagcatGTTTAGCATGACACATAATTTTAGATAGCCTCAGAAAAATATGTCAGGAGCTACAAAATTTACCCtagatataataaaagaaagAGTGGTCCACAAAAGTTTAGATGGTCAGATGATTTGTGTAGAATAGGAGGAGGTAAATTAATGCAAACAgcaaaggaaataaatatatggACGGATTCAAAGGACGAGTTGAAGTCAAAGTTGTGAATCCAAATTAATGTAATTCTTATAACTgaaaacttcaataataaaggctatttaCATTATATCTTCCGTATATAACTGCCaaccctaaataatatatttatgaaaaaatatttaataaatttagcacttaatataattaaaattaaaaaattaaaaatctgatCTAAAAGTCTGAACCTGATTTAAAATTTTGCattagctatatatatatatttatttcagttaacataacatataatttatgaacctccaggtcattttgttgtggtacattatttgtattgcattgttgatgtttctaaataaattaaaaaaaaaattgaataataaaaacaaagtgtaaTACTTACTTACCCGACCTGTAGTATAGCTCGCTGTATCTACTTGATAAAAATGAGTTTCCCATTCTGGTGACTATTATACTAACCTCTTTCTTTCCCTGGTTGGTGGCCTTACTGTCTTCACATCCTGCTCGGGTCTGTTTTGTTGTGTGCTCTGCCTTTGCCCTTCTTTAGCCCTGACAAACCGCTTCACTTGCTCTCCTCGGGTCTCTCTCTGGACAGAGGCTCTCTCATCTCCGCCTTTGGAGTGGTCTACCTTCATACCAATCAACAAGTCACTGAAATgcaatttttcaaatttaaataactgTTTCTCCTGTTTTGGAATTGAATATCATAACATCCGGTTTCGGTTTGACACtagaaat
It contains:
- the LOC133519345 gene encoding small ribosomal subunit protein mS31 → MLTRLRFKRDFRVILRCLSDKPSDGDGKKPEQQSNSVAKKEKQTDSSTDKIQALLKSMMSEPLSKEVEYRANFASAPDVRRQRKNDEIEVKEEKIEESITKAASDVAQAIGGDVKQTEAELLSKVLGKINQTSTSLSDLLIGMKVDHSKGGDERASVQRETRGEQVKRFVRAKEGQRQSTQQNRPEQDVKTVRPPTRERKSIPQPTTVNIFSGEPLNIFKAKEDNSGTKLPVWESLKQREVSLATSQQPANYFQKMILWTEQGKVWKFPINNEQGLEEEADVHFSEHIFLDAHLEGWCPPKGPIRHFMELVCVGLSKNPFYTAQEKKDHIMWYKEYFESKKDLLIDVGAWNVGKSKEVSA